A single region of the Streptomyces sp. ITFR-16 genome encodes:
- a CDS encoding polysaccharide lyase 8 family protein has protein sequence MHLSRRTLLAAGGATVSVALAAGPAWAAHGTATAPAAPQAEEASDVDFDGLLDRAETLLTGGAFDAADPDFAAGVTALDSAAAGLWDTLDRDAGRSALWADLAPLTEPGNFGQSYTRLRTLATAWATPGTTLSGSTEAAEALLAALRFTYDTAYRPDARETGNWWFWEIGAPRALMDCCVLLRERLPAADLTDYLAVVDRFCPDADRRTNSPTLAETGANRTDKAVIVALRGLLGRDAAKVASARDALSDVRDAGRNSLFRYTSSGDGFYEDGSFVQHEVVAYTGSYGTVLLGGAAWLLSLLAGSPWAVTDPEVSVMYEAVERSFAPVIFDGLMMDTVRGRAVSRERAGDHRDGATAVAAILLLATGAPADLAGRWRALAKGWLTRNRTTPFAALTTLPQLALAKAALADPDIRPEARTTGSFVFADMDRVVHRRPGWACALSLSSKRISAYEAGNGENLHGWYTGDGMTYLYDGDGLGQFNDGFWPTVDPYRLPGTTVDTRPRDDLGTGAGTSTYRPSNAVAGGAALDGRHGAAAMELIGAPGSTLRARKAWFLLDNAVVALGSGITASDGRTVETVIENRNLGASGRNRLLVDGIPQPLEQGRAGSFGRARWAHIDGVGGYVLPGGGALRTLREERTGTWRAINTGADTGGSADPVTRRYLTLWVDHGSSPAGSSYAYALLPGASAAATAVWSASRPVRIVANDATAQAVEDRRTGLTAVHFWGAGTAAGITASGPATVLVRRRGAQVSVAVADPGRTGTDVTVELPFRVRAVTRADDTVTLVPGRRPRLTVAVGGSRGHTHHAELVQ, from the coding sequence ATGCACCTGAGCAGAAGGACCCTTCTCGCGGCGGGCGGCGCCACCGTCTCCGTCGCCCTGGCGGCCGGCCCGGCGTGGGCGGCGCACGGGACAGCGACGGCACCCGCGGCACCGCAGGCGGAGGAGGCCTCCGACGTGGACTTCGACGGACTGCTGGACCGGGCCGAAACCCTGCTGACCGGCGGCGCGTTCGACGCCGCCGACCCCGACTTCGCGGCCGGGGTCACCGCCCTGGACTCGGCTGCGGCCGGGCTGTGGGACACCCTGGACCGCGACGCCGGACGCTCCGCGCTGTGGGCCGATCTCGCGCCCCTGACCGAACCGGGGAACTTCGGCCAGAGCTACACACGGCTGCGCACGCTCGCCACCGCGTGGGCCACCCCCGGCACCACGCTCTCGGGCAGCACGGAGGCGGCCGAGGCGCTGCTCGCCGCGCTCCGGTTCACCTACGACACCGCCTACCGTCCGGACGCCCGCGAGACCGGCAACTGGTGGTTCTGGGAGATCGGCGCGCCGCGCGCCCTGATGGACTGCTGCGTCCTGCTGCGCGAGCGGCTGCCCGCGGCCGACCTCACGGACTACCTCGCCGTCGTCGACCGCTTCTGCCCGGACGCGGACCGCCGCACCAACTCCCCCACCCTCGCCGAGACCGGCGCCAACCGCACCGACAAGGCCGTGATCGTCGCGCTGCGCGGACTGCTCGGCAGGGACGCGGCCAAGGTGGCCTCCGCCCGCGACGCGCTCTCCGACGTACGCGACGCGGGCCGCAACAGCCTTTTCCGCTATACGAGTTCGGGCGACGGGTTCTACGAGGACGGCTCGTTCGTCCAGCACGAGGTGGTCGCGTACACCGGCTCCTACGGCACGGTACTGCTCGGGGGCGCCGCCTGGCTGCTCTCGCTGCTCGCCGGCTCCCCGTGGGCGGTCACCGACCCGGAGGTCTCGGTGATGTACGAGGCCGTCGAGCGGAGCTTCGCCCCGGTGATCTTCGACGGGCTGATGATGGACACCGTGCGCGGCCGCGCCGTCTCGCGCGAGCGCGCGGGCGACCACCGGGACGGGGCGACCGCCGTCGCGGCGATCCTGCTCCTGGCGACCGGAGCCCCGGCGGACCTGGCCGGCCGCTGGCGGGCGCTCGCCAAGGGCTGGCTCACCCGCAACCGCACCACCCCCTTCGCCGCCCTGACCACGCTCCCCCAACTCGCCCTGGCCAAAGCCGCCCTGGCCGACCCGGACATCCGTCCCGAGGCCCGCACCACGGGCAGCTTCGTCTTCGCCGACATGGACCGCGTCGTGCACCGCCGCCCCGGCTGGGCCTGCGCCCTGTCACTGTCGTCGAAGCGGATCTCCGCGTACGAGGCGGGCAACGGCGAGAACCTGCACGGCTGGTACACCGGCGACGGCATGACCTATCTGTACGACGGCGACGGCCTCGGGCAGTTCAACGACGGCTTCTGGCCGACCGTCGACCCGTACCGCCTCCCGGGGACCACGGTCGACACCCGCCCGCGCGACGACCTCGGCACGGGCGCCGGCACCTCCACCTACCGGCCGTCGAACGCGGTGGCGGGCGGCGCCGCACTGGACGGCCGCCACGGCGCCGCCGCGATGGAGCTGATCGGGGCCCCCGGCAGCACCCTGCGCGCCCGGAAGGCGTGGTTCCTGCTGGACAACGCGGTCGTCGCACTCGGCTCCGGCATCACCGCGAGCGACGGGCGCACGGTCGAGACGGTGATCGAGAACCGCAATCTCGGGGCGTCCGGCCGCAACCGGCTGCTGGTCGACGGCATTCCGCAACCCCTGGAACAGGGCAGGGCGGGCTCGTTCGGCCGGGCCCGGTGGGCGCACATCGACGGCGTCGGCGGCTATGTCCTGCCGGGCGGCGGGGCCCTGCGCACCCTGCGCGAGGAACGCACCGGCACCTGGCGGGCCATCAACACCGGTGCGGACACGGGAGGCAGCGCCGACCCGGTCACCCGCCGCTATCTCACCCTCTGGGTCGACCACGGCTCCTCCCCCGCCGGCTCCTCGTATGCCTATGCGCTGCTGCCCGGCGCCTCGGCCGCCGCGACCGCCGTGTGGTCGGCCTCCCGGCCGGTGCGGATCGTCGCCAACGACGCCACCGCCCAGGCCGTGGAGGACCGCAGGACCGGTCTGACGGCGGTGCACTTCTGGGGCGCGGGCACGGCGGCCGGGATCACCGCGTCCGGACCGGCCACCGTCCTGGTGCGGCGGCGGGGTGCGCAGGTGTCCGTCGCGGTCGCCGACCCCGGCCGGACCGGGACCGACGTCACGGTCGAACTGCCCTTCCGCGTCCGGGCGGTGACCCGGGCCGACGACACCGTGACCCTCGTCCCGGGACGCAGGCCCCGGCTCACCGTGGCCGTCGGGGGCTCCCGGGGCCACACCCACCACGCCGAACTCGTCCAGTAA
- a CDS encoding DUF2264 domain-containing protein, translating to MSVAPHLQLPPTDRILSSRTGWTRAHWEATADRMLDALVPYATPGFAQYRLPGRGSWSGVVSDGLEGFARSFLLAACRIAGAGGAVDPALTERYAAGLAAGTDPASGEAWPRLTDCSQQMVEAASVAVALHETRPWIWDRLDARVQERVVDWFSGFVGGRTWDNNWRLFQVVSEQFLASVGAPYIRADIEGGLDRIEDWYVGDGWYTDGDGRNFDYYIGWAMHLYPLLWARIAGPDGDGGRAAVYRQRLSRFLEDYPHFFGADGAPVHQGRSLAYRFAALAPVWMGALADCTPLAPGLTRRLASGTLRHFAERGVPDERGLLTLGWYDTFLPSTQPYSGPASPYWASKGFLGLLLPAGHPVWTVRELPLPVEESDTCTALPAPGWLLHGTRHDGIVRLVNHGSDHNPPAPSPADLDAGADPDLGAGEDDPHYAKLAYSTATAPESAPHALARTVDGHLALIAPDGTPSRRRRIHPLRCEDRVAASWSAARLPGDERAYRIETTSVLHGPWEIRVHRVEAPEGAVVREGGHAVADARSPFASSGPDWALARTAEGLTSAVVALYGWDGGVEGGAVARDVESNAYGPHSAVPYLRSAPRPGGSSVHVSLVVLSRDRIHPEVLRTAVRVRVEGEAVTLTFLDGRTVEV from the coding sequence ATGTCCGTCGCCCCGCATCTGCAGCTGCCGCCCACCGACCGGATCCTGTCGTCCCGCACCGGCTGGACCCGGGCGCACTGGGAGGCGACCGCCGACCGGATGCTGGACGCGCTGGTGCCGTACGCGACACCGGGGTTCGCCCAGTACCGGCTGCCGGGGCGCGGCAGTTGGTCCGGTGTGGTCTCCGACGGTCTGGAGGGCTTCGCCCGGTCGTTCCTGCTCGCCGCCTGCCGGATCGCGGGCGCGGGTGGGGCGGTCGACCCCGCGCTGACCGAGCGGTACGCGGCCGGTCTCGCGGCCGGCACGGACCCGGCGAGCGGGGAGGCGTGGCCGCGCCTGACGGACTGCTCCCAGCAGATGGTGGAGGCGGCGTCCGTCGCGGTGGCGCTGCACGAGACCCGGCCGTGGATCTGGGACCGGCTGGACGCCCGGGTGCAGGAGCGGGTCGTCGACTGGTTCTCCGGGTTCGTCGGCGGCCGTACCTGGGACAACAACTGGCGGCTGTTCCAGGTGGTGTCCGAACAGTTCCTGGCCTCGGTGGGCGCCCCGTACATCCGCGCCGACATCGAGGGCGGCCTGGACAGGATCGAGGACTGGTACGTCGGTGACGGCTGGTACACCGACGGGGACGGCCGCAACTTCGACTACTACATCGGCTGGGCCATGCATCTGTACCCGCTCCTGTGGGCGCGGATCGCGGGTCCGGACGGCGACGGCGGCCGGGCGGCCGTCTACCGGCAGCGCCTGAGCCGGTTCCTGGAGGACTACCCGCACTTCTTCGGGGCCGACGGCGCCCCGGTGCACCAGGGCCGTTCGCTCGCGTACCGCTTCGCCGCCCTGGCCCCGGTGTGGATGGGCGCGCTCGCGGACTGCACTCCGCTCGCGCCCGGCCTCACCCGCCGGCTCGCCTCCGGCACCCTGCGGCACTTCGCGGAGCGCGGGGTGCCGGACGAACGGGGGCTGCTGACGCTCGGCTGGTACGACACCTTCCTGCCGTCCACCCAGCCGTACTCCGGTCCCGCCTCGCCGTACTGGGCGAGCAAGGGGTTCCTCGGGCTTCTCCTGCCCGCCGGCCATCCGGTGTGGACGGTGCGGGAACTCCCGCTGCCCGTCGAGGAGTCCGACACCTGCACGGCGCTGCCGGCGCCAGGCTGGCTGCTCCACGGTACCCGGCACGACGGGATCGTCCGGCTGGTCAACCACGGCAGCGACCACAATCCGCCCGCCCCCTCCCCTGCGGACCTCGACGCCGGGGCGGACCCGGACCTCGGCGCGGGCGAGGACGATCCGCACTACGCCAAGCTCGCGTACTCGACGGCGACGGCACCCGAGTCCGCGCCGCACGCGCTCGCCCGCACCGTCGACGGCCATCTGGCGCTGATCGCCCCCGACGGCACCCCGTCCCGCCGCCGCCGTATCCATCCGCTGCGCTGCGAGGACCGGGTTGCCGCCTCCTGGTCGGCGGCGCGGCTGCCCGGTGACGAGCGGGCCTACCGGATTGAGACAACGAGTGTGCTGCACGGTCCGTGGGAGATCCGGGTGCACCGGGTCGAGGCGCCCGAGGGCGCGGTGGTCCGGGAGGGCGGTCACGCCGTCGCGGACGCGCGGAGCCCGTTCGCCTCGTCGGGGCCGGACTGGGCGCTGGCCCGTACCGCCGAGGGGCTGACCAGTGCGGTGGTCGCCCTGTACGGCTGGGACGGCGGCGTCGAGGGGGGCGCGGTCGCCCGCGATGTCGAGTCCAACGCGTACGGGCCCCACTCGGCGGTCCCGTATCTGCGCAGCGCGCCCCGTCCGGGCGGGTCGAGCGTGCATGTCTCGCTCGTGGTGCTCTCGCGCGACCGCATCCACCCGGAGGTGCTGCGCACGGCCGTGCGGGTGCGGGTGGAGGGCGAGGCGGTGACGCTGACCTTCCTGGACGGCCGTACGGTCGAGGTCTGA
- a CDS encoding GAF domain-containing protein: MLLTPVDNEAPVRTQRLRSLGLGERADASFDNFDAFADRVAEVTDVPFSMVNFIDGNRQFFAGLHTPAGTRKGSDLGATAASSGRSGRYVALDHGYCPHVVVRRKALVLEDVCDYPRFAGNPVVDDIGIRSYLGAPLIDRTGVALGAVCAVDTVPRPWGRAGLDTIKSLAQELVGHLHRREDNAFGL; the protein is encoded by the coding sequence ATGCTGCTCACCCCCGTGGACAACGAGGCGCCCGTCCGGACCCAGCGGCTGCGCAGCCTCGGTCTGGGCGAGCGGGCCGACGCCTCGTTCGACAACTTCGACGCCTTCGCCGACCGGGTGGCCGAAGTGACGGACGTGCCCTTCTCGATGGTCAACTTCATCGACGGGAACCGGCAGTTCTTCGCCGGGCTGCACACCCCCGCCGGGACCCGCAAGGGCTCGGACCTGGGGGCCACGGCGGCGAGCAGCGGCCGCAGCGGGCGGTACGTCGCCCTCGACCACGGCTACTGCCCGCATGTGGTCGTCCGGCGCAAGGCGCTGGTGCTGGAGGACGTCTGCGACTACCCGCGGTTCGCCGGGAACCCGGTCGTCGACGACATAGGCATCCGCTCCTATCTGGGGGCGCCGCTCATCGACCGCACGGGGGTCGCGCTGGGAGCCGTCTGTGCCGTGGACACCGTGCCCCGCCCCTGGGGCCGGGCCGGGCTCGACACGATCAAGTCCCTCGCCCAGGAACTGGTCGGACACCTGCACCGCCGGGAGGACAACGCCTTCGGACTCTGA
- a CDS encoding ATP/GTP-binding protein, protein MAYDDSSDGFDGSAPYTGTGSPGHVGYADGPADGGYAHIPAPAGHPEAPATPEGFPVALKVLVAGGFGVGKTTFVGAVSEIAPLSTEELLTQVSAATDSLEGIESKTSTTVAMDFGRITLDEQHVLYLFGTPGQERFWFMWDELSQGALGAVVIADTRRLEECFAAVDFFERRGIGFIVAVNEFDGAFRYGPEEVRAALDLAPEVPVVLCDARIASSGTGALVTLVQHLINATAEPAPLTAHGSYGTYGSYGAHP, encoded by the coding sequence ATGGCTTACGACGACAGCTCTGACGGCTTCGACGGCTCCGCCCCCTACACGGGCACCGGAAGCCCCGGACACGTCGGCTACGCGGACGGCCCGGCGGACGGAGGCTACGCGCACATCCCCGCCCCCGCCGGACACCCCGAGGCCCCCGCCACCCCCGAGGGCTTCCCCGTCGCGCTCAAGGTGCTGGTCGCGGGCGGATTCGGGGTCGGCAAGACGACGTTCGTCGGCGCGGTCAGCGAGATCGCGCCCCTGAGCACGGAAGAGCTGCTGACCCAGGTCAGCGCGGCGACCGACAGCCTCGAAGGCATCGAGTCCAAGACCTCCACCACGGTGGCGATGGACTTCGGCCGCATCACCCTGGACGAACAGCATGTGCTCTACCTGTTCGGCACACCCGGCCAGGAGCGCTTCTGGTTCATGTGGGACGAGCTCTCCCAGGGCGCGCTGGGGGCCGTGGTGATCGCGGACACCCGGAGACTGGAGGAGTGCTTCGCGGCCGTCGACTTCTTCGAGCGGCGCGGCATCGGATTCATCGTCGCCGTCAACGAGTTCGACGGCGCCTTCCGGTACGGCCCCGAGGAGGTGCGGGCCGCGCTCGACCTGGCGCCGGAGGTCCCGGTCGTCCTGTGCGACGCCCGGATCGCCAGCTCCGGCACCGGCGCGCTCGTCACCCTGGTCCAGCACCTCATCAACGCCACCGCCGAACCGGCCCCGCTGACCGCCCACGGCAGCTACGGCACGTACGGCAGCTACGGAGCACATCCGTGA
- a CDS encoding DUF742 domain-containing protein, protein MPATQDGPLLDDAAGRLIRPYTVSNGRTRPTTVLDLLSLVMATGTVPQTHLGPEHSVALGLCDGPTSVAEIAAHLRLPAVVTKVLLSDLVDCGAVTAHPPAFHDMPTDRSLLEAVLDGLRRQL, encoded by the coding sequence ATGCCGGCCACACAGGACGGGCCGTTGCTCGACGATGCGGCAGGCCGCCTCATCCGCCCCTACACCGTGAGCAACGGCCGCACCCGTCCCACCACCGTGCTCGACCTGCTGTCCCTCGTGATGGCCACCGGGACGGTCCCGCAGACGCATCTGGGCCCCGAGCACTCCGTGGCGCTGGGGCTGTGCGACGGACCCACCTCGGTGGCCGAGATCGCCGCCCATCTGCGGCTGCCCGCCGTCGTGACCAAGGTGCTCCTCTCGGACCTGGTCGACTGCGGAGCCGTCACCGCGCACCCGCCCGCTTTCCATGACATGCCCACCGACCGATCCCTGCTGGAGGCAGTGCTCGATGGCTTACGACGACAGCTCTGA
- a CDS encoding roadblock/LC7 domain-containing protein: MATDMPSGQVSDLDWLLSGLVQRVPYTRSAVLLSADGLVKSLHGMDADSADHMAALAAGLYSLGRSAGARFGDNGEVRQVVVELDSTLLFVATAGSGTCLAVLAGRNADAAVLGYEMTMLVKSVRPYLMTPVRQAAGVPGAAGM, translated from the coding sequence ATGGCGACCGATATGCCGTCCGGTCAGGTCTCGGACCTCGACTGGCTGCTGAGCGGGCTGGTCCAGCGCGTGCCGTACACGCGCAGCGCGGTCCTGCTCTCCGCCGACGGGCTGGTGAAATCCCTCCATGGCATGGACGCCGACAGCGCCGACCACATGGCGGCGCTGGCCGCCGGTCTGTACTCGCTGGGCCGCAGTGCCGGCGCGCGGTTCGGGGACAACGGGGAGGTGCGCCAGGTGGTGGTGGAACTGGACTCGACGCTGCTCTTCGTCGCCACCGCCGGCTCGGGCACCTGTCTGGCCGTGCTCGCCGGCCGCAACGCCGACGCCGCCGTCCTGGGCTACGAGATGACCATGCTGGTCAAGAGCGTCCGGCCGTATCTGATGACGCCGGTGAGACAAGCGGCCGGGGTGCCGGGCGCCGCGGGGATGTGA
- a CDS encoding ATP-binding protein — MSQLRAPDARPERREGGRHGRPGARSHSAAARPRAARPSPEARIRPQLLRTAVLPAVAVALAGAAAVIFTARAGRARPSTELWIALGAAGALALASVIAASLAANRVATTVLGRCLALRRASAQGQADLQRVVEQLRNGEPVPARRPPQNVAPGSDAFELLAQELGRQQEAAVAAVVQASRLNEHTGEDQKVEVFVNLARRLQSLVHREIQLLDELEHEVEDPDLLKGLFHVDHLATRIRRHAENLAVLGGAVSRRQWSNPVTMTEVLRSAIAEVEQYPRVKLVPPIDGTLRGHAVADVIHLLAELVENATVFSAPHTQVLLRAQHVTAGLALEVEDRGLGMPGDERKRMNALLADPDQVNVARLLQDGRIGLFVVASLARRHGIAVRLQSNIYGGTQAVLVLPQTLLGADDDTSGSTGEVPAPPPGPVHRPPPQDDTASHRKPAPAPAPEPERRPYVPSQQLRLHQPPQQNRAQGEAPPLPLRAERLDRPAPAEPAPDSGPADDARPALAPETGVVRGTMGRPQLPRRANQEHLVPQLREAPAPRSEEEPTLHDPGLVAAFRRGIDLAEARAESEAEPVQDTGSGFATDPGGAPGTGRSPLEPLPVRGAAAPVELLGAGAYHSEQDPLEANPTKE, encoded by the coding sequence ATGTCTCAACTTCGCGCACCCGACGCGCGACCGGAACGACGAGAGGGCGGGCGGCACGGCCGACCGGGTGCCCGTTCCCACTCGGCCGCGGCCAGACCGCGCGCTGCCCGGCCGTCCCCCGAGGCGCGCATACGCCCCCAACTGCTGCGGACCGCCGTGCTGCCGGCCGTCGCCGTCGCCCTGGCCGGTGCCGCGGCCGTCATCTTCACCGCACGGGCGGGCCGCGCCAGGCCGTCCACGGAGCTGTGGATCGCGCTCGGCGCCGCCGGCGCGCTCGCGCTCGCCTCGGTGATCGCCGCCTCGCTGGCCGCCAACCGGGTCGCCACCACGGTCCTCGGCCGCTGCCTGGCCCTGCGCCGCGCCAGCGCCCAGGGCCAGGCCGACCTGCAACGGGTGGTGGAGCAACTGCGCAACGGCGAACCCGTGCCCGCGCGCCGCCCCCCGCAGAACGTCGCCCCCGGCAGCGACGCCTTCGAGCTGCTGGCCCAGGAGCTCGGCCGCCAGCAGGAGGCCGCCGTGGCCGCCGTCGTCCAGGCGTCCCGGCTCAACGAGCACACCGGCGAGGACCAGAAGGTCGAGGTCTTCGTCAATCTCGCCCGCCGCCTCCAGTCGCTCGTGCACCGCGAGATCCAGCTCCTCGACGAGCTGGAGCACGAGGTCGAGGACCCGGACCTGCTCAAGGGCCTCTTCCACGTCGACCACCTGGCCACCCGCATCCGCCGGCACGCCGAGAACCTCGCCGTGCTCGGCGGCGCTGTCTCCCGCCGCCAGTGGAGCAACCCGGTCACCATGACCGAGGTGCTGCGTTCGGCGATCGCCGAGGTCGAGCAGTACCCGCGGGTCAAGCTCGTCCCGCCGATCGACGGCACCCTGCGCGGGCACGCCGTGGCCGACGTCATCCACCTGCTGGCCGAACTGGTCGAGAACGCCACCGTGTTCTCCGCCCCGCACACCCAGGTGCTGCTGCGCGCCCAGCACGTCACCGCCGGACTCGCCCTCGAGGTCGAGGACCGGGGGCTCGGCATGCCGGGCGACGAGCGGAAGCGGATGAACGCCCTGCTCGCCGACCCCGACCAGGTCAATGTCGCCCGTCTGCTCCAGGACGGCCGGATCGGACTGTTCGTGGTCGCCTCGCTGGCCCGCCGGCACGGCATCGCCGTACGGCTCCAGAGCAACATCTACGGAGGCACGCAAGCCGTACTCGTCCTCCCGCAGACCCTGCTCGGAGCCGACGACGACACCTCCGGCAGCACCGGCGAGGTGCCGGCGCCCCCGCCGGGCCCCGTGCACCGCCCGCCGCCCCAGGACGACACCGCCTCGCACCGGAAGCCGGCCCCCGCGCCCGCACCCGAGCCGGAGCGCCGGCCGTACGTCCCCAGCCAGCAGCTCCGGCTGCACCAGCCCCCGCAGCAGAACCGGGCGCAGGGCGAGGCACCACCGCTCCCGCTCCGCGCCGAGCGCCTCGACCGCCCGGCCCCGGCCGAGCCCGCCCCCGACAGCGGGCCCGCCGACGACGCCCGGCCGGCGCTCGCACCGGAGACCGGGGTGGTCCGCGGCACCATGGGCCGGCCCCAGCTCCCCAGGCGTGCCAACCAGGAGCACCTGGTCCCGCAGCTCAGGGAGGCACCGGCACCGCGTTCGGAGGAGGAGCCCACCCTGCACGACCCCGGGCTCGTCGCCGCCTTCCGGCGCGGGATCGACCTCGCCGAGGCACGGGCCGAGTCCGAGGCGGAGCCCGTCCAGGACACCGGCTCCGGCTTCGCCACCGACCCGGGCGGCGCGCCGGGGACGGGCCGCTCACCGCTGGAGCCGCTCCCGGTCCGCGGCGCGGCCGCACCCGTGGAACTGCTCGGGGCCGGCGCCTACCACAGCGAACAAGACCCACTCGAAGCGAATCCGACCAAGGAGTAG
- a CDS encoding esterase family protein, translated as MSDLRPSRRDVIRAAGGISAAAALGAGGILASASPASAAGDGFGLRIVDRNEGDARMWYYRFATDAIGWNPGVNVLLPDGYHTSGRRYPVLYLFHGGGTDQDFITFDRVGIRAWTAGKPLIVVMPDGGHAGWYSNPVSSNTGPRNWETFHIAQLLPWIDANFRTYAEYDGRAVSGFSMGGFGALKYAAKYYGHFASVSAHSGPASLRRDAGLVGHWANASSAALDLAGGTVYGVPLWDEARVSADNPVQRIESYRNKRVFLVAGTSPDPVNWFDRINEDQVLAGQREFRSLLGAAGIPHEAHEEPGGHIIRESVFRHDLDGIVARLRKA; from the coding sequence GTGAGTGACCTCCGTCCCAGCCGCCGCGACGTCATCAGGGCAGCCGGCGGGATCTCCGCCGCCGCAGCCCTCGGCGCCGGCGGCATCCTCGCCTCCGCCTCGCCGGCCAGTGCCGCCGGTGACGGATTCGGACTGCGCATCGTGGACCGCAACGAGGGCGACGCGCGCATGTGGTACTACCGGTTCGCGACCGACGCGATCGGCTGGAACCCCGGCGTGAACGTCCTGCTCCCCGACGGCTACCACACGAGCGGCCGCCGCTACCCGGTCCTCTACCTGTTCCACGGGGGCGGCACCGACCAGGACTTCATCACCTTCGACCGGGTCGGCATCCGCGCCTGGACGGCCGGCAAGCCGCTCATCGTGGTGATGCCCGACGGCGGACACGCGGGCTGGTACTCCAACCCGGTCAGCTCGAACACCGGCCCCCGCAACTGGGAGACCTTCCACATCGCCCAGCTGCTCCCGTGGATCGACGCCAACTTCCGTACGTACGCCGAGTACGACGGCCGCGCGGTCTCCGGGTTCTCCATGGGCGGCTTCGGGGCGCTGAAGTACGCGGCCAAGTACTACGGCCACTTCGCCTCGGTGAGCGCGCACTCCGGGCCCGCCAGCCTGCGCCGGGACGCCGGGCTGGTCGGGCACTGGGCCAACGCCTCGTCGGCGGCCCTCGACCTGGCCGGCGGCACGGTCTACGGCGTGCCGCTGTGGGACGAGGCGAGGGTCAGCGCCGACAACCCGGTCCAGCGCATCGAGAGCTACCGCAACAAGCGGGTCTTCCTCGTCGCGGGGACCAGCCCCGACCCGGTCAACTGGTTCGACCGGATCAACGAGGACCAGGTGCTCGCCGGACAGCGCGAGTTCCGGTCGCTGCTCGGCGCGGCGGGCATCCCGCACGAGGCGCACGAGGAGCCCGGCGGACACATCATCCGCGAGTCCGTGTTCCGCCACGACCTCGACGGCATCGTCGCGCGGCTCCGCAAGGCGTAA
- a CDS encoding C39 family peptidase: MRRRLVSTAIAAAAVGALLHPGTALASSAPHSTSVSVLAHGSSAGTAVVSGHNQPGTRLKVDGGSTETAHWLDIDYQVQETGYWCGPAATRIALSARIAPPSQADLARQLGTTEAGTDHIGQVTGVLNANLGGGWYETKEMPNDPPTQAQRDLLWYDVVFDIDRNYPLVTNIVAPPGNQPPGYPSNQTIYHYFTVIGYDDADRTVLIADPASFSGNQIYWLSFDQLATLIPPKGYSA; this comes from the coding sequence ATGCGCAGGAGACTTGTGTCCACCGCCATCGCCGCGGCCGCCGTCGGAGCCCTGCTCCACCCCGGCACGGCCCTGGCCTCGTCCGCACCGCACAGCACCTCCGTATCCGTGCTCGCGCACGGCTCGTCCGCCGGGACCGCCGTCGTCAGCGGGCACAACCAGCCGGGCACCCGGCTCAAGGTGGACGGCGGGTCCACCGAGACCGCTCACTGGCTGGACATCGACTACCAGGTCCAGGAGACCGGCTACTGGTGCGGCCCGGCCGCCACCCGCATCGCGCTCTCCGCCCGGATCGCCCCGCCGAGCCAGGCCGATCTCGCCCGGCAGCTCGGCACCACCGAAGCCGGCACCGACCACATCGGCCAGGTCACCGGCGTGCTCAACGCCAACCTCGGCGGCGGCTGGTACGAGACCAAGGAGATGCCGAACGACCCGCCCACGCAGGCCCAGCGGGACCTGCTCTGGTACGACGTGGTCTTCGACATCGACCGCAACTACCCCCTGGTCACCAACATCGTCGCCCCGCCCGGCAACCAGCCCCCCGGCTATCCGTCGAACCAGACGATCTACCACTACTTCACCGTCATCGGCTACGACGACGCCGACCGCACCGTCCTCATCGCCGACCCCGCCTCCTTCAGCGGCAATCAGATCTACTGGCTCTCCTTCGACCAGCTCGCCACGCTGATCCCGCCGAAGGGCTACTCGGCATGA